The following nucleotide sequence is from Candidatus Aminicenantes bacterium.
CGGAAACGTTCGCGGATGGTCGCCACGATCTCTTCCCGGAAGATCATCTCTTTGCGCAGGGCTTCAGCCACGGCTTCCCGGGTCAGGTCATCCGCGGTGGGTCCCAATCCACCGGTGGTGATCACGATCTGGGCGCGTTTGCATGCCTGGCGCACAACCCAGGAGAGGTATTCCCGGTTGTCACCCACCACCATTTTCATATCGGTGAGAATTCCCTTTTCGCGTAGCCGGCGGGATATGTAGAGGGAATTGGTATCCAGGCGCTCCTGGTTGAGCAACTCACTGCCCACGGCGATGACGATGGCTCTCATCAGGCCTCCCGGTGCCAACGGCCCTCGGCCGGGTTTTTCCGGAACGGAATCATGCTACGAAGCCCCAACTTCCCGCTCTACCGCCAGGACCATGGCCCGGAGGTTGATAATCAGGGCTTCCCGGGGCCCCATAACCGTGGGCCGGGGAAATTCTTCCGCGTACAGCACATCGGCGATCTCTTCCCGCTCCATGCCGGCATCCAGGCGCTGCCGGATCACGTCTCGAACCTGCCGGGTGCGCTCCAGGGACGCGGCCAGAAAGCTCTTTACCCGCTCTTTGCCCCGCAGCACCCGGTTGTGGGCAAAACACAGACATTCCGCATCCAGTTGCCCCAGCTTTTCCAGCGAAGCTTCGTATGCTCCGTAGTCAGACAAAAACAGGGGCTTGATGGAACCGTCGCGTTCCACGACACCCACGGCATCGCCGGGGAAAAGGACCTTTTCCGGATACAGCAGAAACGCCAGCGAACAACGGGTATGTCCCGGCGTTTCATACACCTGTATCCAGTGTTTGTCATCCAGGTCCAGGCGGTCGTTCTCTTTCAACGCCTCGAGCCTTTTGAGCGGTTCGTAGGGCGCCGGAGGCTCGGCTCCGTTCTGGAGTGCGTGTTCGCGGTTCAAGTGGTGGATAAATTCACGCACCCGCGGCTTCTGCAGCAACTCCACGGCGCGATGGGAAGCTTTTACCGAAAAATTCATTTGCGGTTGCAGTTCAAAGGCTCCGCCCGCGTGGTCCCAATGGGAATGGGTCAACAGCAAAGTGTCCAAGTCCGTTTCGGGAAGCAGCTCCTGTAATGCTGTACTCAGGGTGGAGACACCGGTGGTAATGCCGCTGTCGACAAGCACTGAGCGATCGAAGCGGAGCAGGTATACGGGAAACGAAGGAATCTGAATGCTGATCACGCCCA
It contains:
- a CDS encoding MBL fold metallo-hydrolase, producing MVQSRLIQPVSLGVISIQIPSFPVYLLRFDRSVLVDSGITTGVSTLSTALQELLPETDLDTLLLTHSHWDHAGGAFELQPQMNFSVKASHRAVELLQKPRVREFIHHLNREHALQNGAEPPAPYEPLKRLEALKENDRLDLDDKHWIQVYETPGHTRCSLAFLLYPEKVLFPGDAVGVVERDGSIKPLFLSDYGAYEASLEKLGQLDAECLCFAHNRVLRGKERVKSFLAASLERTRQVRDVIRQRLDAGMEREEIADVLYAEEFPRPTVMGPREALIINLRAMVLAVEREVGAS